The DNA window TACCCTAACCACACACCACAATGGATAATCGAATCAGGTGTATTTGATAGGCCTGCGGTAAGTAATGGCCAAGAAGTCACCAGTGGCGCAACTAATTCAACCTTAGTCAGTCAAGCCGCAATACAGAAATACCAACTCAAGTTCGATTCTAACTATGGTTTAACAGGCGGTGAGGATGCCGATTTTTTTTATCGACTGTATCAATATGGCGGTAAATTGGTGTGTTCAAGTGAAGCGTATGTCAGCGAAGAGGTGGCAAGTAATCGATTAAACATACACTATTTATTAAAAAGAGCCATACGTATAGGTGAAACTTATACACGCTATCGTATGCAAAAAGCACCGATTAGAAACAAACTCACTTACTTTGTCGACGTGTTAATAAAACTCATTGTATTACTCTTTATCGTATTAATTAAATTACCTTTTGGCCAATCTAAGTACGCAAAACCATTATTACAATTAGTGGATAAAATAGGTAAAGTTAAAGCATTATTCACCGCGAAAACC is part of the Moritella viscosa genome and encodes:
- the exoM gene encoding succinoglycan biosynthesis protein ExoM; translation: MLISICMCTYQRDHVIDTLKSIAALRLPEYVKIEVIVVDNDERGYAEKLVKVQAALMHMPVFYRQETAKNIALARNCSIDNTKGEWIAFIDDDEIADPDWLAQLLATAQTYQADAVFGRVKSTYPNHTPQWIIESGVFDRPAVSNGQEVTSGATNSTLVSQAAIQKYQLKFDSNYGLTGGEDADFFYRLYQYGGKLVCSSEAYVSEEVASNRLNIHYLLKRAIRIGETYTRYRMQKAPIRNKLTYFVDVLIKLIVLLFIVLIKLPFGQSKYAKPLLQLVDKIGKVKALFTAKTIKLYSD